ATGGCAGATGCCTGCACGTTTTTAATGGAAAATTATGAAGGAGAAGAACATGTTAATATTGGCACAGGAAAAGAAATAAGTATAAGTGATTTAGCTTATATGATTAAAGATATTATTTCATATGAAGGTGAAGTGAGATTTGACAAAGGTAAACCAGATGGAACAATGAGAAAGCTTCTTGAGGTTAAGAAACTTGAAGGTCTTGGGTGGAAATATAAGATTAAACTGGAACAGGGAATAAAAAACGTAGTTGAGTATATATTAAAGAACAATATACTTTCGTTATAGAGAGAGGATGATATAAATGTATTCAAAACCAAGAGTTATAGCAGAAGTAGGCTGTAATCATATGGGAGAGATGAATTTAGCAAAGGAGCTTATAAAGGTAAATGCTATTTTTTGCAAAGCAGATATTATCAAGTTTCAAAAAAGAAATCCCAAAGAAAGTCTTACAAAAGAACAATATTATGCACCTCATCCAAACCCTCAAAATTCATATGGAAAAACCTATGGGGAGCATAGAGAATTCTTAGAGTTCACAATAGATCAGCATAGGGAATTAAAAGAATTTTGTGAAGAGATGGGCACTGTTTACAGTTCATCAGTTTGGGATATGACCTCCACAAAAGAAATAGCATCCCTAAAGCCTAAAATGATAAAAATACCTTCTGCTTGTAATAATAATTATGAAATACTAAGGTGGTTATGTGACAATTATGGAGGTGAAATACATGTTTCATTAGGAATGACCACTAGAGAGGAAGAAGAAAAGCTTATAAAACTATTTGAAGATAGGGATAGAAATAAAGATTTAATTTTGTATAGCTGTACTTCAGGATATCCCGTACCTTTTGAAGATGTATGTCTTATGGAAATAAAAAGGCTCAAAAAATCCTATGGAGATATTGTAAAAGAAATTGGATTTTCAGGTCACCACAAAGGAATAGCTATTGATATAGCGGCTTATACCCTTGGAGCTGTAACAGTAGAAAGACACTTTACATTAGATAGAACCTTTAAAGGTACTGACCATGCAGCTTCATTAGAGCCAGATGGTATGAGAAAATTAGTTCGTAATTTAGATGCTGCTTACAAATCACTTACTTATAAAAAAGAAGAAATATTAGATATAGAGAAAGTTCAAAGGGATAAGCTAAAGTTTAAAGAAGGAGTAAGATGATTTCATGAAAGAAAGATATAAAAATGTTGCCTTTATACCAGTAAGAGGTGGAAGTACTTCTATAAAAAAAAAGAATATAAAACTTATAAATGGTAGACCTTTAGTATATTGGGTTTTAGATGCAGCAGCAGAGTGTAAGTACATAGATAAAATTTTTGTATCTACAGATAGCGATGAAATAAAAAGTACTGTTGAAGATTATAAAAATGAAAAAATTAAGGTTATTGATAGATCAAAGAAGGTATCCACAGACACAGCTAGTACAGAATCTACTATGTTTGAATTTGCCAAAGAATATGATTTTGAAAATATGGTTCTTATCCAAGCAACTTCACCATTACTTACATTTAAGAATTTAAATGATGGCTTTGAAAAATTTTTAAAAGAAGATATTGATAGTGTTATTTCTGTAGTTAGACAAAAGAGATTTATTTGGCAAGAAGAGAAAAACACGATTTTACCACAAAATTACGATCCTATGAACAGACCAAGAAGACAAGATTTTAATGGCTTTTTAATTGAAAATGGAGCTTTTTATATTACAAGTAGGGAAAGCTTTATGAAAGAAGGATGTAGAATATCAGGAAAAGTAGGAGCGGTTGAAATGCCGGAAGAATCCTATTATGAAATAGATGAGCCTTTGGATTGGATTATAGTAGAAAATCTATTAAAAATAAGAACTACTAAGAAAATAGGAAAAATAAAGGCTCTTTTTATGGATTGTGATGGCGTTCTTACAGATGGTGGAATGTATTATTCTGAAAATGGAGATGAACTTAAAAAGTTTAATACCAAGGATGGAATGGGAATTGAATTATTGAAAAACAAGGGAATTATAACTGGAATTATAACTGGGGAGAAACGAGAAATAGTTAGAAAACGATGTGAAAAACTTAAAATAGATGAGCTTCATATGGGAATTAAGGATAAATTAAGCGTTATTGATAGTTTAATTGAAAAGTATGAGCTTACTTATGAAGAAATTGCTTACATTGGTGATGATATAAATGATTTAGAAGTTATAAAAAAGGTTGGTTTTGGATGTGCTGTAAAAGATTCTATGGAAATTATAAAAAATGAAGCTGATTATATAACTAAACTTGATGGTGGAAAAGGTGCAGTTAGAGAGGTGGCGGAGGTTATTTTAAGAGAAAATTATGATTTATGATTATATAATAGATACTATATTTAGTAATTTGGAATTTTTAGAAAATAAAAAAGTTATTATTTTTGGAGCTGGAAATGCTGGAAAGTTCACTAAATATATTTTAAAAGGTTTATCAGTAGAGGTCATCTGCTTTATAGATAATGATAAGGGTAAAAAAGGCAAAAATATATTAGGTACTAGAATTGAAACTATAGAAATCTTAAAAGAAATGAATTGTGAATATATTATACTTATAGCTAGCACATACTATAAGGAAATTATTAAACAGTTAGATAGTATGGAATTTAATAAAGAAAAACATTACATAAATTTATTAGAAAAATTTGAGCCTAATGAAGAATATGGGTTTACAGTTGGAAAGCATACCTATGGATATGAGCAGTTTATGTATAAAGAAAACAATATAAAAAGTATAGGAGCCTTTTGTTCATTAGCTCCTAAAATAACAATAGCTAATTTTAATCATCCATTAAACTTTATATCAACTCATCCATTTTTGTATTTATCAAATAGAAGTTTTATTAAAGAAGATTTAGATGAGGTAGTTTCTAATGATGACAATAAAAAGATTGAAATAGGTAATGATGTTTGGATAGGAAGTAATGTAACTATTCTTCCAAATGTAAAGATAGGAAATGGAGCGGTTATTGGAGCGGGAGCAGTTGTGAATAAGGATATTCCTGATTATGCAGTAGCAGTTGGAGTTCCGACTAAAGTAATTAAGTATAGATTTAATAGAGAAGAAATTAAAATATTAAATGCTTCTAAATGGTGGGAATGGGAAGATAAGAAGATAAAAGAAAATGTACTTTTATTCAGAGATAAAAATGAATTCATTAGGAAGCTAAGAAATTCAATTGGTGGTGAAGAAAATGATAAGTAATAGATTTAAAGATGATGGAAAAGAAGTACTTAGTTTAAATAAGGTACAAAGTTTTATTAGGGATAATGTAAAAAAAGAGCTTGAAAAAGGCATATATAGCTGTGAAAGTGTTAAATGCATTTGTGGTAGTGAGGATTTTGAGATTTTAGCGAAAAAAGATAGGTACGGTTTGCCTGTAAGTACAGCTATTTGCAGAAAATGTGGTTTAATAATGACTAATCCTAGAATGACTCAGCAAAGTTATAATACTTTTTATGATACAGAATACAGAAAATTATACGTAGGGAAGGAGAGTCCTACGGAGGAATTTTTTAATGAACAGTTTAAAAGAGGGGGAATTATAGATGAGTATTTAAAGGTTAATGGTGTAAAAAACATAAAAAAGGTTTTAGAAATAGGTACAGGTGCAGGAGGAATTTTAAAAGCATTTAAAGATGATGGGTATGAGGTTTTAGGAGTGGATTTGGGCAAGGAGTATATTGAATTTGGAAAAACAAAGGGGATTAATTTAGTTAATTGTGAAGCTAGTGAACTATTAAAGGATTACGAAGGTGAATTTGATTTAATAATACTCAGCCATGTTATGGAGCATTTTTTGGATATAAATAGAGAGTTGAATATAATAAAAAAGCTACTAAAGAAAGCTGGAATTTTATATATTGAATTGCCAGGGGTTTTTAATATGCATTATTCCTATGACTGTGATTTTCTTAAATCGCTGCAAAATGCACATACATATTATTTCACATTGGGGACTTTAAAACAGGTTATGGAACTTAATGGTTTTTCATATCTCAATGGAGATGAATCTATTAAGAGTATATTTAAAGTTTCAGAAGATAAAATAGATAAGAGAATAATGAATTTTTATGAGGAAATAAAGGAATATCTTATGGATTTAGAAACAAATAGAGAAGAGTATTTAGAAGAATACAAAAAATTTCAAAGTACTCAAGCTGAGAAGGAAAGAAACTTTAAATTTAAAAAGGTTAAGGAGTTTTTAGAAAAGTATAGTGATAAAAGTGTAATGATATATGGAACTGGTAATCATACAAAACTTTTATTAGATGAGCTTAATTATAGTAATAAAATTTTAGGGCTTTTAGATAACAATAAATCACAGTTCAATACTGAACTTTATGGATATAAATTGATGGATATGGAAAAAATAGAGTCAAAGGTAGAGGCCATAATAATTTCTTCAGATGTATATCAAGAAATTATATATGAAAGAATAAAGCATTATCAAAAAAAGGGAATAGATATTATAAAAATATATTAAGTGTGAGGTTTTTATGTAATGTATTGTGATGAGTTTAATTTTAAATCCTTAGAGATTCTAAAAAATAAAATTAACAATAGTCCTGTTGTGTTTTTTGGTGCATCAAATCTTGGAATAACGACTTTAAAAGAATTTAAAAAAATAAAACTCCAGGTGGATTTTTTTTGTGATAATGATTCTAAAAAATGGGGAGAAGATTTTCAAGGTATTAAAATTATTTCAGTTAAAGAACTGTGGGAGATGCCAATAAATACTACTGTTATAATAACCAGCAGCTATACGGATGAGATATATAATCAAATTTCAAAGCCCCATAAATTTAATATTTTTTCTTTGAAGACTTTAGAAGTACTTTCTGAAGATGGAAGAGAGTATACACTTATTGAATATTATGATTTTAATGAAAACCAGAAACTTTTGAATAAAAATTTAGTTTATAAAAATAGTGAAATTAATAAAAGAGCTTTTTTATTAGCCACAGGACCAAGTATAAAGCTTGAAGATTTAAAAAAGCTTGAAGGTGAAGATTGCTATAGTGTTAGTAACTTTTTTTTACACAAGGATATAGAAGCAATTTGTCCTAAAATACATTTTTTTGCACCATATCATAAACCGCTAATATTAGAAAATTACATAGAATGGCTAAAGGTTTCGGATAGTAAACTACCTAAGACTACAAATATATGTATAGAAATAAGTAATAGAAGATTTGTAGAGGATTTTAAAATTTTTAAAGATAGAAAGGTCAATTATGTTAAATTTACAGATAAACCCATTAAAGAAGATGTTGATTTAACTTTGAATATCTTAGGGCCTCAAACCTCACCTATAATGGTTTTAGCTATGCTTATATATATGGGATATGAAAAAATATATTTGCTAGGCTGTGATCATACGGTTTTAAGAGACTATGGAAAAGTAACCCAAAACTTTTATGGAAAGAATGAAGATATGAGAAAAAACTCCACAGATAATAAGGCGTGGTTTGGAATAATTGAGTATCTTG
The Clostridium felsineum DSM 794 DNA segment above includes these coding regions:
- a CDS encoding N-acetylneuraminate synthase family protein, encoding MYSKPRVIAEVGCNHMGEMNLAKELIKVNAIFCKADIIKFQKRNPKESLTKEQYYAPHPNPQNSYGKTYGEHREFLEFTIDQHRELKEFCEEMGTVYSSSVWDMTSTKEIASLKPKMIKIPSACNNNYEILRWLCDNYGGEIHVSLGMTTREEEEKLIKLFEDRDRNKDLILYSCTSGYPVPFEDVCLMEIKRLKKSYGDIVKEIGFSGHHKGIAIDIAAYTLGAVTVERHFTLDRTFKGTDHAASLEPDGMRKLVRNLDAAYKSLTYKKEEILDIEKVQRDKLKFKEGVR
- a CDS encoding N-acylneuraminate cytidylyltransferase — encoded protein: MKERYKNVAFIPVRGGSTSIKKKNIKLINGRPLVYWVLDAAAECKYIDKIFVSTDSDEIKSTVEDYKNEKIKVIDRSKKVSTDTASTESTMFEFAKEYDFENMVLIQATSPLLTFKNLNDGFEKFLKEDIDSVISVVRQKRFIWQEEKNTILPQNYDPMNRPRRQDFNGFLIENGAFYITSRESFMKEGCRISGKVGAVEMPEESYYEIDEPLDWIIVENLLKIRTTKKIGKIKALFMDCDGVLTDGGMYYSENGDELKKFNTKDGMGIELLKNKGIITGIITGEKREIVRKRCEKLKIDELHMGIKDKLSVIDSLIEKYELTYEEIAYIGDDINDLEVIKKVGFGCAVKDSMEIIKNEADYITKLDGGKGAVREVAEVILRENYDL
- a CDS encoding CatB-related O-acetyltransferase, with the translated sequence MIYDYIIDTIFSNLEFLENKKVIIFGAGNAGKFTKYILKGLSVEVICFIDNDKGKKGKNILGTRIETIEILKEMNCEYIILIASTYYKEIIKQLDSMEFNKEKHYINLLEKFEPNEEYGFTVGKHTYGYEQFMYKENNIKSIGAFCSLAPKITIANFNHPLNFISTHPFLYLSNRSFIKEDLDEVVSNDDNKKIEIGNDVWIGSNVTILPNVKIGNGAVIGAGAVVNKDIPDYAVAVGVPTKVIKYRFNREEIKILNASKWWEWEDKKIKENVLLFRDKNEFIRKLRNSIGGEENDK
- a CDS encoding class I SAM-dependent methyltransferase, whose protein sequence is MISNRFKDDGKEVLSLNKVQSFIRDNVKKELEKGIYSCESVKCICGSEDFEILAKKDRYGLPVSTAICRKCGLIMTNPRMTQQSYNTFYDTEYRKLYVGKESPTEEFFNEQFKRGGIIDEYLKVNGVKNIKKVLEIGTGAGGILKAFKDDGYEVLGVDLGKEYIEFGKTKGINLVNCEASELLKDYEGEFDLIILSHVMEHFLDINRELNIIKKLLKKAGILYIELPGVFNMHYSYDCDFLKSLQNAHTYYFTLGTLKQVMELNGFSYLNGDESIKSIFKVSEDKIDKRIMNFYEEIKEYLMDLETNREEYLEEYKKFQSTQAEKERNFKFKKVKEFLEKYSDKSVMIYGTGNHTKLLLDELNYSNKILGLLDNNKSQFNTELYGYKLMDMEKIESKVEAIIISSDVYQEIIYERIKHYQKKGIDIIKIY